The following proteins come from a genomic window of Acinonyx jubatus isolate Ajub_Pintada_27869175 chromosome C1, VMU_Ajub_asm_v1.0, whole genome shotgun sequence:
- the CARF gene encoding calcium-responsive transcription factor isoform X4, translating to MEQSNDSLRVNHNDSEESKTDSQVFEHLTCMDSRDPSFGQNGSPRILPITSHEVDNSLTSQNIPGTLTQTQTLSTEQFHLVDQNGQPIQYELQSLGDSNAQMMIVPSPSENGQVLRVIPSTQTGMAQVIIPQGQLVDVNSPQDVSEEKPGDRNLPTIRVDVLADNTSNYTLHPQASLTLPKKTVARMLEEPFLAPLQPLSSNTPMWACRLRSCEKIGDSYRGYCISETELESVLTFHKQQTQSVWGTRQSPSPAKPATRLMWKSQYVPYDGIPFVNAGFSCLFSTSVWKQMILLTFCQKVSSSLMLHHNAYVIHLTSSHHIGILSSHIITRRRRCPEQMDTSININSWFWPTGSRAVVMECQYGPRRKGFQLKKISEQESRSCQLYKATCPARIYIKKVQKFPEYRVPTDPKIDKKIIRMEQEKAFNMLKKNLVDAGGVLRWYVQLPTKQAHQYHELETSCLALSPSPFPVPSLEEEETAIRDENCALPSRLHPQVAHKIQELVSQGIEQVYAVRKQLRKFVERELFKPDEVPERHNLSFFPTVNDIKNHIHEVQKALRNGDNVYNSDIIPATLQWTTDNGHILRETVTVTFAEGNSPGESISTKVETNQTRGSLSPEPAHLLSSLSSFQPKVFTQLQGLQLQPRFTSPDGSPTLISVNNHPSSSPSRLLDSLESTVMNNNSLLLGQSHSLQTDTCLTPNNSIITSTMGNLPGPDQNLAAMDQLVQVGDVEDTENMEGSVHRILLGNVQTIPIQIIDNHPAIIGENPEGTVSVNQVKQEPKEPALSMEAKKNLDCRNWNYQYFHVSISMSSSLKMVSKFLKIHFPSKCMFSHSISVLYFKGA from the exons CATCTAACCTGTATGGACTCCAGGGATCCTTCCTTTGGACAAAATGGTTCTCCTAGAATTTTACCCATCACCTCTCATGAAGTAGATAATTCACTCACATCACAGAATATACCAGGGACCCTGACTCAGACACAGACTCTTTCTACAGAACAATTCCATCTAGTGGACCAAAATGGGCAGCCTATTCAATATGAACTTCAGTCATTGGGGGATTCTAATGCACAAATG ATGATTGTTCCTAGCCCATCAGAAAATGGACAGGTGCTGCGTGTAATTCCATCTACCCAGACAGGAATGGCACAAGTAATTATTCCTCAGGGGCAGCTTGTGGATGTGAATAGCCCTCAGG ATGTCTCTGAAGAGAAACCCGGTGACAGAAACTTACCAACCATAAGAGTGGATGTTCTAGCAGACAATACCAGTAATTATACTCTTCATCCACAAGCATCCCTCACATTGCCCAAAAAGACCGTGGCCAG AATGCTTGAAGAGCCCTTTCTGGCTCCTCTCCAGCCACTTTCTTCTAACACACCTATGTGGGCTTGCCGTCTTAGGAGCTGTGAG AAAATTGGAGATTCTTACCGTGGCTACTGTATAAGTGAGACTGAATTAGAAAGTGTCCTAACATTTCACAAGCAGCAAACTCAGAGTGTTTGGGGGACCCGCCAATCTCCAAGTCCAGCCAAGCCAGCTACACGCTTGATGTGGAAATCTCAATATGTTCCATATGACGGAATCCCATTTGTCAATGcag GTTTCAGTTGCCTGTTCTCAACctcagtctggaagcagatgatcctcctgacGTTttgtcagaaggtcagtagtagcctaatgctacatcacaatgcctacgtcattcacctcacttcatctcatcacataggcattttatcatctcacatcatcacaagaagaagaagg tGTCCAGAACAGATGGATACTTCAATTAATATCAATAGTTGGTTTTGGCCTACAGGGAGTAGAGCCGTGGTAATGGAGTGTCAGTATGGGCCAAGGAGAAAAggtttccagttaaaaaaaatcagtgaacagGAAAGCAGGTCTTGTCAGCTCTACAAAGCCACTTGTCCAGCCCg gattTACATTAAAAAGGTACAGAAGTTTCCTGAATATAGAGTTCCTACAGACCCCAAAATTGACAAGAAAATAATCCGAATGGAGCAGGAAAAAGCCTTTAACATGCTAAAGAAGAATTTGGTAGATGCTGGTGGTGTTCTTAG ATGGTATGTACAGTTACCTACAAAGCAAGCTCATCAGTATCACGAGTTAGAAACTTCCTGCCTTGCTTTGTCACCTTCCCCTTTTCCTGTGCCTTCTCTTGAAGAAGAGGAAACTGCAATTAGGGATGAAAATTGCGCATTACCCTCACGTCTACATCCTCAAGTAGCACATAAGATTCAAGAATTAGTGTCACAAGGAATAGAACAAGTGTATGCAGTAAGGAAACAGCTAAG AAAATTTGTGGAAAGAGAACTATTTAAACCTGATGAGGTGCCTGAAAGACATAACTTATCCTTTTTTCCAACtgtaaatgatattaaaaatcacATCCATGAGGTACAGAAAGCCTTGAGAAATGGAGATAATGTGTATAACTCAGATATTATTCCAGCAACG cTTCAGTGGACTACAGATAATGGGCATATTCTCAGAGAGACTGTGACAGTTACATTTGCAGAAG GAAATTCACCAGGAGAATCAATTAGCACCAAAGTAGAAACAAATCAGACAAGGGGTTCTTTGTCTCCAGAGCCAGCCCACTTGCTctcttcactttcctcatttcaGCCAAAAGTATTTACTCAACTGCAG GGTTTGCAGTTGCAACCAAGATTCACTTCTCCTGATGGATCACCGACTCTGATATCAGTAAATAACCACCCTTCCTCCAGTCCTTCAAGACTTCTGGACTCATTAGAAAGTACTGTAATGAATAATAATTCTCTACTGCTTGGTCAAAGTCATAGCCTTCAAACAGATACATGCCTGACCCCAAACAATAGCATTATTACCTCTACCATGGGTAACCTTCCAGGACCAGATCAAAATCTAGCTGCAATGGACCAGCTGGTGCAAGTTGGAGATGTTGAGGATACAGAGAATATGGAAGGAAGTGTTCATCGGATTCTGTTGGGAAATGTGCAAACCATCCCAATACAAATTATAGATAACCACCCAGCTATTA TTGGAGAAAATCCAGAAGGTACCGTTTCTGTGAACCAAGTTAAGCAAGAACCCAAAGAACCAGCATTGTctatggaagcaaaaaaaaatttggacT
- the CARF gene encoding calcium-responsive transcription factor isoform X5, whose product MEQSNDSLRVNHNDSEESKTDSQVFEHLTCMDSRDPSFGQNGSPRILPITSHEVDNSLTSQNIPGTLTQTQTLSTEQFHLVDQNGQPIQYELQSLGDSNAQMMIVPSPSENGQVLRVIPSTQTGMAQVIIPQGQLVDVNSPQDVSEEKPGDRNLPTIRVDVLADNTSNYTLHPQASLTLPKKTVARMLEEPFLAPLQPLSSNTPMWACRLRSCEKIGDSYRGYCISETELESVLTFHKQQTQSVWGTRQSPSPAKPATRLMWKSQYVPYDGIPFVNAGFSCLFSTSVWKQMILLTFCQKVSSSLMLHHNAYVIHLTSSHHIGILSSHIITRRRRCPEQMDTSININSWFWPTGSRAVVMECQYGPRRKGFQLKKISEQESRSCQLYKATCPARIYIKKVQKFPEYRVPTDPKIDKKIIRMEQEKAFNMLKKNLVDAGGVLRWYVQLPTKQAHQYHELETSCLALSPSPFPVPSLEEEETAIRDENCALPSRLHPQVAHKIQELVSQGIEQVYAVRKQLRKFVERELFKPDEVPERHNLSFFPTVNDIKNHIHEVQKALRNGDNVYNSDIIPATLQWTTDNGHILRETVTVTFAEGNSPGESISTKVETNQTRGSLSPEPAHLLSSLSSFQPKVFTQLQGLQLQPRFTSPDGSPTLISVNNHPSSSPSRLLDSLESTVMNNNSLLLGQSHSLQTDTCLTPNNSIITSTMGNLPGPDQNLAAMDQLVQVGDVEDTENMEGSVHRILLGNVQTIPIQIIDNHPAIIGENPEGTVSVNQVKQEPKEPALSMEAKKNLDCRNWNYQYFHVILEVF is encoded by the exons CATCTAACCTGTATGGACTCCAGGGATCCTTCCTTTGGACAAAATGGTTCTCCTAGAATTTTACCCATCACCTCTCATGAAGTAGATAATTCACTCACATCACAGAATATACCAGGGACCCTGACTCAGACACAGACTCTTTCTACAGAACAATTCCATCTAGTGGACCAAAATGGGCAGCCTATTCAATATGAACTTCAGTCATTGGGGGATTCTAATGCACAAATG ATGATTGTTCCTAGCCCATCAGAAAATGGACAGGTGCTGCGTGTAATTCCATCTACCCAGACAGGAATGGCACAAGTAATTATTCCTCAGGGGCAGCTTGTGGATGTGAATAGCCCTCAGG ATGTCTCTGAAGAGAAACCCGGTGACAGAAACTTACCAACCATAAGAGTGGATGTTCTAGCAGACAATACCAGTAATTATACTCTTCATCCACAAGCATCCCTCACATTGCCCAAAAAGACCGTGGCCAG AATGCTTGAAGAGCCCTTTCTGGCTCCTCTCCAGCCACTTTCTTCTAACACACCTATGTGGGCTTGCCGTCTTAGGAGCTGTGAG AAAATTGGAGATTCTTACCGTGGCTACTGTATAAGTGAGACTGAATTAGAAAGTGTCCTAACATTTCACAAGCAGCAAACTCAGAGTGTTTGGGGGACCCGCCAATCTCCAAGTCCAGCCAAGCCAGCTACACGCTTGATGTGGAAATCTCAATATGTTCCATATGACGGAATCCCATTTGTCAATGcag GTTTCAGTTGCCTGTTCTCAACctcagtctggaagcagatgatcctcctgacGTTttgtcagaaggtcagtagtagcctaatgctacatcacaatgcctacgtcattcacctcacttcatctcatcacataggcattttatcatctcacatcatcacaagaagaagaagg tGTCCAGAACAGATGGATACTTCAATTAATATCAATAGTTGGTTTTGGCCTACAGGGAGTAGAGCCGTGGTAATGGAGTGTCAGTATGGGCCAAGGAGAAAAggtttccagttaaaaaaaatcagtgaacagGAAAGCAGGTCTTGTCAGCTCTACAAAGCCACTTGTCCAGCCCg gattTACATTAAAAAGGTACAGAAGTTTCCTGAATATAGAGTTCCTACAGACCCCAAAATTGACAAGAAAATAATCCGAATGGAGCAGGAAAAAGCCTTTAACATGCTAAAGAAGAATTTGGTAGATGCTGGTGGTGTTCTTAG ATGGTATGTACAGTTACCTACAAAGCAAGCTCATCAGTATCACGAGTTAGAAACTTCCTGCCTTGCTTTGTCACCTTCCCCTTTTCCTGTGCCTTCTCTTGAAGAAGAGGAAACTGCAATTAGGGATGAAAATTGCGCATTACCCTCACGTCTACATCCTCAAGTAGCACATAAGATTCAAGAATTAGTGTCACAAGGAATAGAACAAGTGTATGCAGTAAGGAAACAGCTAAG AAAATTTGTGGAAAGAGAACTATTTAAACCTGATGAGGTGCCTGAAAGACATAACTTATCCTTTTTTCCAACtgtaaatgatattaaaaatcacATCCATGAGGTACAGAAAGCCTTGAGAAATGGAGATAATGTGTATAACTCAGATATTATTCCAGCAACG cTTCAGTGGACTACAGATAATGGGCATATTCTCAGAGAGACTGTGACAGTTACATTTGCAGAAG GAAATTCACCAGGAGAATCAATTAGCACCAAAGTAGAAACAAATCAGACAAGGGGTTCTTTGTCTCCAGAGCCAGCCCACTTGCTctcttcactttcctcatttcaGCCAAAAGTATTTACTCAACTGCAG GGTTTGCAGTTGCAACCAAGATTCACTTCTCCTGATGGATCACCGACTCTGATATCAGTAAATAACCACCCTTCCTCCAGTCCTTCAAGACTTCTGGACTCATTAGAAAGTACTGTAATGAATAATAATTCTCTACTGCTTGGTCAAAGTCATAGCCTTCAAACAGATACATGCCTGACCCCAAACAATAGCATTATTACCTCTACCATGGGTAACCTTCCAGGACCAGATCAAAATCTAGCTGCAATGGACCAGCTGGTGCAAGTTGGAGATGTTGAGGATACAGAGAATATGGAAGGAAGTGTTCATCGGATTCTGTTGGGAAATGTGCAAACCATCCCAATACAAATTATAGATAACCACCCAGCTATTA TTGGAGAAAATCCAGAAGGTACCGTTTCTGTGAACCAAGTTAAGCAAGAACCCAAAGAACCAGCATTGTctatggaagcaaaaaaaaatttggacT
- the CARF gene encoding calcium-responsive transcription factor isoform X7, which yields MEQSNDSLRVNHNDSEESKTDSQVFEHLTCMDSRDPSFGQNGSPRILPITSHEVDNSLTSQNIPGTLTQTQTLSTEQFHLVDQNGQPIQYELQSLGDSNAQMMIVPSPSENGQVLRVIPSTQTGMAQVIIPQGQLVDVNSPQDVSEEKPGDRNLPTIRVDVLADNTSNYTLHPQASLTLPKKTVARMLEEPFLAPLQPLSSNTPMWACRLRSCEKIGDSYRGYCISETELESVLTFHKQQTQSVWGTRQSPSPAKPATRLMWKSQYVPYDGIPFVNAGFSCLFSTSVWKQMILLTFCQKVSSSLMLHHNAYVIHLTSSHHIGILSSHIITRRRRCPEQMDTSININSWFWPTGSRAVVMECQYGPRRKGFQLKKISEQESRSCQLYKATCPARIYIKKVQKFPEYRVPTDPKIDKKIIRMEQEKAFNMLKKNLVDAGGVLRWYVQLPTKQAHQYHELETSCLALSPSPFPVPSLEEEETAIRDENCALPSRLHPQVAHKIQELVSQGIEQVYAVRKQLRKFVERELFKPDEVPERHNLSFFPTVNDIKNHIHEVQKALRNGDNVYNSDIIPATLQWTTDNGHILRETVTVTFAEGNSPGESISTKVETNQTRGSLSPEPAHLLSSLSSFQPKVFTQLQGLQLQPRFTSPDGSPTLISVNNHPSSSPSRLLDSLESTVMNNNSLLLGQSHSLQTDTCLTPNNSIITSTMGNLPGPDQNLAAMDQLVQVGDVEDTENMEGSVHRILLGNVQTIPIQIIDNHPAIIGENPEGTVSVNQVKQEPKEPALSMEAKKNLDCKKLSTT from the exons CATCTAACCTGTATGGACTCCAGGGATCCTTCCTTTGGACAAAATGGTTCTCCTAGAATTTTACCCATCACCTCTCATGAAGTAGATAATTCACTCACATCACAGAATATACCAGGGACCCTGACTCAGACACAGACTCTTTCTACAGAACAATTCCATCTAGTGGACCAAAATGGGCAGCCTATTCAATATGAACTTCAGTCATTGGGGGATTCTAATGCACAAATG ATGATTGTTCCTAGCCCATCAGAAAATGGACAGGTGCTGCGTGTAATTCCATCTACCCAGACAGGAATGGCACAAGTAATTATTCCTCAGGGGCAGCTTGTGGATGTGAATAGCCCTCAGG ATGTCTCTGAAGAGAAACCCGGTGACAGAAACTTACCAACCATAAGAGTGGATGTTCTAGCAGACAATACCAGTAATTATACTCTTCATCCACAAGCATCCCTCACATTGCCCAAAAAGACCGTGGCCAG AATGCTTGAAGAGCCCTTTCTGGCTCCTCTCCAGCCACTTTCTTCTAACACACCTATGTGGGCTTGCCGTCTTAGGAGCTGTGAG AAAATTGGAGATTCTTACCGTGGCTACTGTATAAGTGAGACTGAATTAGAAAGTGTCCTAACATTTCACAAGCAGCAAACTCAGAGTGTTTGGGGGACCCGCCAATCTCCAAGTCCAGCCAAGCCAGCTACACGCTTGATGTGGAAATCTCAATATGTTCCATATGACGGAATCCCATTTGTCAATGcag GTTTCAGTTGCCTGTTCTCAACctcagtctggaagcagatgatcctcctgacGTTttgtcagaaggtcagtagtagcctaatgctacatcacaatgcctacgtcattcacctcacttcatctcatcacataggcattttatcatctcacatcatcacaagaagaagaagg tGTCCAGAACAGATGGATACTTCAATTAATATCAATAGTTGGTTTTGGCCTACAGGGAGTAGAGCCGTGGTAATGGAGTGTCAGTATGGGCCAAGGAGAAAAggtttccagttaaaaaaaatcagtgaacagGAAAGCAGGTCTTGTCAGCTCTACAAAGCCACTTGTCCAGCCCg gattTACATTAAAAAGGTACAGAAGTTTCCTGAATATAGAGTTCCTACAGACCCCAAAATTGACAAGAAAATAATCCGAATGGAGCAGGAAAAAGCCTTTAACATGCTAAAGAAGAATTTGGTAGATGCTGGTGGTGTTCTTAG ATGGTATGTACAGTTACCTACAAAGCAAGCTCATCAGTATCACGAGTTAGAAACTTCCTGCCTTGCTTTGTCACCTTCCCCTTTTCCTGTGCCTTCTCTTGAAGAAGAGGAAACTGCAATTAGGGATGAAAATTGCGCATTACCCTCACGTCTACATCCTCAAGTAGCACATAAGATTCAAGAATTAGTGTCACAAGGAATAGAACAAGTGTATGCAGTAAGGAAACAGCTAAG AAAATTTGTGGAAAGAGAACTATTTAAACCTGATGAGGTGCCTGAAAGACATAACTTATCCTTTTTTCCAACtgtaaatgatattaaaaatcacATCCATGAGGTACAGAAAGCCTTGAGAAATGGAGATAATGTGTATAACTCAGATATTATTCCAGCAACG cTTCAGTGGACTACAGATAATGGGCATATTCTCAGAGAGACTGTGACAGTTACATTTGCAGAAG GAAATTCACCAGGAGAATCAATTAGCACCAAAGTAGAAACAAATCAGACAAGGGGTTCTTTGTCTCCAGAGCCAGCCCACTTGCTctcttcactttcctcatttcaGCCAAAAGTATTTACTCAACTGCAG GGTTTGCAGTTGCAACCAAGATTCACTTCTCCTGATGGATCACCGACTCTGATATCAGTAAATAACCACCCTTCCTCCAGTCCTTCAAGACTTCTGGACTCATTAGAAAGTACTGTAATGAATAATAATTCTCTACTGCTTGGTCAAAGTCATAGCCTTCAAACAGATACATGCCTGACCCCAAACAATAGCATTATTACCTCTACCATGGGTAACCTTCCAGGACCAGATCAAAATCTAGCTGCAATGGACCAGCTGGTGCAAGTTGGAGATGTTGAGGATACAGAGAATATGGAAGGAAGTGTTCATCGGATTCTGTTGGGAAATGTGCAAACCATCCCAATACAAATTATAGATAACCACCCAGCTATTA TTGGAGAAAATCCAGAAGGTACCGTTTCTGTGAACCAAGTTAAGCAAGAACCCAAAGAACCAGCATTGTctatggaagcaaaaaaaaatttggacTGTAAGAAATTATCTACTACATAA
- the CARF gene encoding calcium-responsive transcription factor isoform X2, whose translation MEQSNDSLRVNHNDSEESKTDSQVFEHLTCMDSRDPSFGQNGSPRILPITSHEVDNSLTSQNIPGTLTQTQTLSTEQFHLVDQNGQPIQYELQSLGDSNAQMMIVPSPSENGQVLRVIPSTQTGMAQVIIPQGQLVDVNSPQDVSEEKPGDRNLPTIRVDVLADNTSNYTLHPQASLTLPKKTVARMLEEPFLAPLQPLSSNTPMWACRLRSCEKIGDSYRGYCISETELESVLTFHKQQTQSVWGTRQSPSPAKPATRLMWKSQYVPYDGIPFVNAGFSCLFSTSVWKQMILLTFCQKVSSSLMLHHNAYVIHLTSSHHIGILSSHIITRRRRCPEQMDTSININSWFWPTGSRAVVMECQYGPRRKGFQLKKISEQESRSCQLYKATCPARIYIKKVQKFPEYRVPTDPKIDKKIIRMEQEKAFNMLKKNLVDAGGVLRWYVQLPTKQAHQYHELETSCLALSPSPFPVPSLEEEETAIRDENCALPSRLHPQVAHKIQELVSQGIEQVYAVRKQLRKFVERELFKPDEVPERHNLSFFPTVNDIKNHIHEVQKALRNGDNVYNSDIIPATLQWTTDNGHILRETVTVTFAEGNSPGESISTKVETNQTRGSLSPEPAHLLSSLSSFQPKVFTQLQGLQLQPRFTSPDGSPTLISVNNHPSSSPSRLLDSLESTVMNNNSLLLGQSHSLQTDTCLTPNNSIITSTMGNLPGPDQNLAAMDQLVQVGDVEDTENMEGSVHRILLGNVQTIPIQIIDNHPAIIGENPEGTVSVNQVKQEPKEPALSMEAKKNLDCYFGGILKEPAFDGHGGLIKIWSPWKQHAFLRPFEPPTQGLSNNSGKEDTLIGC comes from the exons CATCTAACCTGTATGGACTCCAGGGATCCTTCCTTTGGACAAAATGGTTCTCCTAGAATTTTACCCATCACCTCTCATGAAGTAGATAATTCACTCACATCACAGAATATACCAGGGACCCTGACTCAGACACAGACTCTTTCTACAGAACAATTCCATCTAGTGGACCAAAATGGGCAGCCTATTCAATATGAACTTCAGTCATTGGGGGATTCTAATGCACAAATG ATGATTGTTCCTAGCCCATCAGAAAATGGACAGGTGCTGCGTGTAATTCCATCTACCCAGACAGGAATGGCACAAGTAATTATTCCTCAGGGGCAGCTTGTGGATGTGAATAGCCCTCAGG ATGTCTCTGAAGAGAAACCCGGTGACAGAAACTTACCAACCATAAGAGTGGATGTTCTAGCAGACAATACCAGTAATTATACTCTTCATCCACAAGCATCCCTCACATTGCCCAAAAAGACCGTGGCCAG AATGCTTGAAGAGCCCTTTCTGGCTCCTCTCCAGCCACTTTCTTCTAACACACCTATGTGGGCTTGCCGTCTTAGGAGCTGTGAG AAAATTGGAGATTCTTACCGTGGCTACTGTATAAGTGAGACTGAATTAGAAAGTGTCCTAACATTTCACAAGCAGCAAACTCAGAGTGTTTGGGGGACCCGCCAATCTCCAAGTCCAGCCAAGCCAGCTACACGCTTGATGTGGAAATCTCAATATGTTCCATATGACGGAATCCCATTTGTCAATGcag GTTTCAGTTGCCTGTTCTCAACctcagtctggaagcagatgatcctcctgacGTTttgtcagaaggtcagtagtagcctaatgctacatcacaatgcctacgtcattcacctcacttcatctcatcacataggcattttatcatctcacatcatcacaagaagaagaagg tGTCCAGAACAGATGGATACTTCAATTAATATCAATAGTTGGTTTTGGCCTACAGGGAGTAGAGCCGTGGTAATGGAGTGTCAGTATGGGCCAAGGAGAAAAggtttccagttaaaaaaaatcagtgaacagGAAAGCAGGTCTTGTCAGCTCTACAAAGCCACTTGTCCAGCCCg gattTACATTAAAAAGGTACAGAAGTTTCCTGAATATAGAGTTCCTACAGACCCCAAAATTGACAAGAAAATAATCCGAATGGAGCAGGAAAAAGCCTTTAACATGCTAAAGAAGAATTTGGTAGATGCTGGTGGTGTTCTTAG ATGGTATGTACAGTTACCTACAAAGCAAGCTCATCAGTATCACGAGTTAGAAACTTCCTGCCTTGCTTTGTCACCTTCCCCTTTTCCTGTGCCTTCTCTTGAAGAAGAGGAAACTGCAATTAGGGATGAAAATTGCGCATTACCCTCACGTCTACATCCTCAAGTAGCACATAAGATTCAAGAATTAGTGTCACAAGGAATAGAACAAGTGTATGCAGTAAGGAAACAGCTAAG AAAATTTGTGGAAAGAGAACTATTTAAACCTGATGAGGTGCCTGAAAGACATAACTTATCCTTTTTTCCAACtgtaaatgatattaaaaatcacATCCATGAGGTACAGAAAGCCTTGAGAAATGGAGATAATGTGTATAACTCAGATATTATTCCAGCAACG cTTCAGTGGACTACAGATAATGGGCATATTCTCAGAGAGACTGTGACAGTTACATTTGCAGAAG GAAATTCACCAGGAGAATCAATTAGCACCAAAGTAGAAACAAATCAGACAAGGGGTTCTTTGTCTCCAGAGCCAGCCCACTTGCTctcttcactttcctcatttcaGCCAAAAGTATTTACTCAACTGCAG GGTTTGCAGTTGCAACCAAGATTCACTTCTCCTGATGGATCACCGACTCTGATATCAGTAAATAACCACCCTTCCTCCAGTCCTTCAAGACTTCTGGACTCATTAGAAAGTACTGTAATGAATAATAATTCTCTACTGCTTGGTCAAAGTCATAGCCTTCAAACAGATACATGCCTGACCCCAAACAATAGCATTATTACCTCTACCATGGGTAACCTTCCAGGACCAGATCAAAATCTAGCTGCAATGGACCAGCTGGTGCAAGTTGGAGATGTTGAGGATACAGAGAATATGGAAGGAAGTGTTCATCGGATTCTGTTGGGAAATGTGCAAACCATCCCAATACAAATTATAGATAACCACCCAGCTATTA TTGGAGAAAATCCAGAAGGTACCGTTTCTGTGAACCAAGTTAAGCAAGAACCCAAAGAACCAGCATTGTctatggaagcaaaaaaaaatttggacT